From the Corticium candelabrum chromosome 2, ooCorCand1.1, whole genome shotgun sequence genome, one window contains:
- the LOC134198566 gene encoding uncharacterized protein LOC134198566, with product MIQVPTKLQQRLTRQHAKEKTSAMIEKAPSQRDAARLRSIQGKGAGAWLNAMPTSNKLALVSRDFRLAACLRLGLAMPFDGCIRQCDCGSFLDSCGYHLLTCKWGGGPVWTHECIANVWSDCLRSLQMHHHREPRHRYITSDNRPDITVFDVGSGSNTDLDISLAHPWSSEVISASASTEGAAASRREQKKTEKYSRERLLGKETVTAVPLVLEHFGRWGQQAEMYLQHLSSRSTDAYGTTNASSFKTHWRERMSIQLQKANARVIYRKVERLLDDAS from the coding sequence ATGATTCAAGTTCCAACTAAACTACAACAGAGGCTGACACGGCAACACGCTAAAGAAAAGACGTCAGCAATGATCGAGAAGGCCCCCTCCCAGCGAGATGCTGCTAGGCTAAGATCGATTCAAGGCAAGGGCGCTGGAGCCTGGCTGAATGCTATGCCCACCTCAAATAAGCTCGCACTAGTTTCCCGCGATTTTCGTTTGGCGGCTTGCTTGAGATTGGGGTTAGCCATGCCCTTCGATGGCTGTATtcgtcagtgtgactgtggttcTTTTCTGGACAGTTGTGGATACCATCTCCTAACATGTAAGTGGGGCGGTGGTCCAGTCTGGACCCATGAGTGTATTGCCAATGTATGGTCAGACTGTCTGCGCAGCTTACAAATGCACCATCACAGAGAGCCACGTCATCGATACATTACATCTGACAACCGCCCTGACATAACAGTTTTCGATGTTGGATCAGGGTCCAACACAGATTTAGACATTTCGCTAGCACATCCCTGGAGCAGTGAAGTaatttcagcatcagcatctacggaaggtgctgcagcatccaggagagagcagaagaaaacggaaaaatatagcagagaacgacttcttggtaaggaaacagtgacagcagtcccactagtcttggaacattttggtcgatggggacaacaagcagaaatgtacctacagcatttgtcaagtagatcaacggatgcctatggaacaacaaatgcctcctcattcaagacacattggagggagcgcatgtccattcagctacaaaaagccaatgctcgagtcatctacaggaaagtggagagacttttagatgatgctagttaa
- the LOC134176112 gene encoding thioester-containing protein 1 allele R1-like — translation MSLSSSGFGVAKPKTLRAYKSFFIECRMPFSARRLEQISIVCLAYNFNGNELCALVQLLNTPESICTSAGVGDKQVITRNFILKGTSSYPIVIHVVPLDLGSHRLTVQLLTNMGTDEVVYHLKVEPEGIRIDQLFTIELDPQDLNFPRRQRCRSAPDQELEQTCFDSRSCSARTHNAARMTKDQCCDVRNFYWTPHGWGDNCETCPLTGIYRRTNVSKVENGKAQDNYFRLVLPEDVVPESDQAFVTITGSYLQNAKIRSPRAKQLQGLPSDTNEQAVFALGISVANLRYMKFTGQDGSSQYRDLLSATKQTFQNVIDQQDKNGSYRAYWSQSSTYFMATTLTILTSASEFVFIDKKILKDAKDVVAGRMKDSCILEDQEADTNFNIVSLAAHAIASFSGKISRKVFCPKSGSDNCICCSNHRIINSFRRWRRDADDYTRSWAFYAMTLACLPQNGDNCCNETFREILRVDMYKAAQTRKGRRFWSDEPDADDVATSRSIMTTAIMLCAYVAKGDIEEARPVARWLSSVRNTNLELPSTESTYWTQECLTAFSRVLQQQRNLNVKSCFVNDSFANTVNVDDSNRDVEQSFKIPSEGLLKVTTTGNGVGFMQVKLSYNTIKYDNEKCHFTFTVNTSNLNNSIENEKQVLVSLCIRHQLTVSANSVTVEVKIPTGYSPCDEATMGNTKDKHCLDEILLKMGDQLGLESYENYDSTVFFHLKQVPSKTDLCINFKLLEKLSVQSRTPVFAKVYKEEERGAYCAVPYSVDNKDETLTLLGCSKNSGTLCVCAAGRCPKLGPIKNRICQACNHHHYAFKV, via the exons ATGAGTCTATCAAGCAGCGGATTTGGAGTGGCAAAACCCAAAACACTTCGAGCATACAAATCATTCTTCATTGAGTGTCGAATGCCATTTTCCGCTCGGCGTCTCGAACaaatatcaattgtttgtcttgcGTACAACTTTAATGGAAATGAGTTATGT GCTCTAGTGCAGCTGTTGAACACACCGGAAAGCATTTGTACGAGTGCAGGAGTGGGAGATAAACAAGTCATCACGAGAAATTTCATTCTAAAGGGAACGTCCTCCTATCCCATTGTCATCCATGTTGTGCCGTTGGACTTGGGATCTCATCGCTTGACTGTACAACTGCTTACCAATATGGGGACAGATGAAGTTGTTTACCATCTTAAAGTTGAA CCGGAAGGAATCAGGATCGACCAGCTATTCACGATTGAGTTAGACCCACAAG ATCTAAACTTTCCAAGAAGACAGCGCTGTCGCTCAG CTCCTGATCAAGAGCTTGAACAAACCTGTTTTGACAGTCGAAGTTGCTCCGCTCGAACACACAACGCTGCAAGAATGACCAAAGATCAATGCTGTGACGTCAGAAATTTTTATTGGACTCCACACGGATGGGGAGACAACTGTGAGACATGCCCTCTTACTGGAA TTTATCGTAGAACTAACGTAAGCAAAGTCGAAAATGGCAAAGCACAAGACAACTATTTCCGTCTTGTTTTACCAGAAGATGTCGTCCCGGAGTCCGACCAAGCATTTGTCACTATTACAG GCAGTTACCTGCAGAACGCAAAGATCAGATCACCCCGCGCAAAGCAGCTTCAGGGTCTTCCAAGCGACACCAACGAGCAAGCAGTGTTCGCTCTCGGAATCAGCGTCGCAAACCTCCGATACATGAAATTTACGGGTCAAGACGGATCGTCACAGTATAGAGATCTACTCTCAGCTACTAAACAAA CCTTTCAAAATGTTATCGATCAGCAGGACAAGAATGGAAGTTATCGAGCGTACTGGTCTCAATCTTCAACCTACTTTATGGCTACAACGTTGACAATACTGACGTCTGCTTCCGAGTTTGTATTTATCGACAAGAAAATTTTGAAGGACGCCAAAGATGTCGTGGCCGGTCGAATGAAAGATAGCTGCATATTAGAAGACCAGGAAGCAGACACG AATTTCAACATAGTCTCATTAGCTGCTCATGCCATCGCCTCATTTTCCGGGAAAATAAGTCGCAAAGTCTTCTGTCCTAAATCG GGCTCTGACAACTGTATCTGCTGCTCTAATCATCGGATCATCAACAGCTTTAGACGCTGGAGAAGAGATGCCGACGATTACACGCGCTCTTGGGCGTTTTACGCCATGACGCTCGCCTGTCTACCACAAAATGGCGACAACTGTTGTAACGAAACCTTTCGGGAAATTCTCCGCGTTGACATGTACAAGGCAGCCCAAACAC GAAAAGGCAGGAGATTTTGGTCAGACGAACCCGATGCTGATGATGTTGCTACCTCTAGATCGATCATGACGACAGCCATCATGTTGTGCGCATACGTAGCAAAGGGAGATATTGAAGAAGCTAGGCCAGTCGCCCGTTGGTTGAGCAGTGTTCGCAACACGAACCTGGAGCTTCCATCAACGGAA AGTACTTACTGGACGCAGGAATGCTTGACTGCCTTTTCAAGAGTGTTACAGCAACAGCGAAATCTCAACGTGAAATCGTGTTTTGTCAACGACTCGTTTGCAAACACTGTGAACGTGGATGACAGCAACAGAGACGTGGAACAATCGTTTAAA ATTCCATCAGAAGGTTTGCTGAAAGTCACAACGACAGGAAATGGAGTGGGATTCATGCAG GTCAAGCTGAGCTACAACACGATCAAATACGATAACGAGAAGTGCCACTTTACCTTTACAGTAAACACCAGCAACCTTAATAATTCAATAGAAAACGAAAAACAAGTTCTAGTTTCACTATGCATAAG GCACCAGTTAACTGTCTCTGCCAATTCTGTGACCGTCGAAGTTAAGATCCCTACAGGATACTCTCCTTGTGATGAAGCAACTATGGGGAATACGAAGGACAAACATTGTCTTGATGAA ATCTTACTCAAAATGGGAGATCAACTTGGTTTGGAAAGCTATGAAAATTATGATTCTACTGTGTTCTTCCATCTCAAACAG GTGCCTTCAAAGACAGATTTGTGCATCAATTTCAAACTACTTGAAAAGTTGTCCGTTCAGTCTCGCACCCCAGTCTTTGCTAAAGTCTATAAAGAAGAAGAGCGAG GTGCGTACTGTGCTGTGCCGTACTCAGTCGACAACAAGGACGAGACGCTGACGTTGCTCGGCTGCTCCAAAAACTCAGGAACGTTGTGCGTATGTGCAGCAG GTCGTTGCCCGAAACTGGGACCAATCAAGAACAGAATATGCCAGGCCTGCAACCATCATCACTACG
- the LOC134176535 gene encoding complement C3-like, whose protein sequence is MIPNSGYGVFPLDKRLWIRAIATERASGVRFTQTDMTATFTSNPYIIEFDRSKPFYKPAMPLESSVKVTYPNGHPAAGINLNFSDQLGQKYTSISDNNGFAKLTLNTNRNSTNVTCQVKPAGEQVITEFVYFPFAPTCNNQSSQFTIKLGPTNSGIIKVGKFCYFEIIVNELTQKKIDMTFLVLSHGLIQHSTTSSLSRGFNELSIFVQPHWSEKFHLIGYYYDQSCDSISTDVLTVKVEQTFTNKIEIRPQMTSVSPGSTVTLEIRTEPNSDVALLAVDSGMYALNNKNKLTRI, encoded by the exons ATGATTCCAAACTCCGGTTACGGAGTCTTCCCTTTGGACAAGAGACTGTGGATACGAGCAATAGCGACGGAACGAGCAAGTGGAGTGAGATTCACGCAGACAGATATGACGGCTACTTTCACAAGCAACCCATATATAATCGAATTCGACCGCTCAAAGCCGTTTTACAAACCTGCCATGCCGCTTGAGTCAAGT GTGAAAGTGACGTATCCTAATGGTCATCCAGCAGCGGGAATCAATTTGAATTTTAGCGATCAATTAGGTCAAAAGTATACGTCTATCTCTGATAACAATGGCTTTGCCAAACTAACTCTCAACACGAACAGAAATTCAACAAACGTCACTTGCCAA GTAAAACCTGCCGGAGAACAAGTGATCACCGAGTTTGTATACTTCCCATTTGCACCTACTTGTAACAATCAGAGCAGTCAGTTTACGATTAAGTTGGGACCAACAAACAGTGGAATAATAAAG GTCGGCAAGTTCTGTTATTTCGAAATTATTGTAAACGAACTAACCCAGAAAAAG ATTGACATGACGTTTCTCGTCCTTTCTCACGGACTAATTCAGCACTCGACTACGTCGTCATTATCCAGGGGATTTAATGAACTCAGTATATTCGTTCAACCGCATTGGTCGGAAAAGTTTCACTTGATTGGCTACTACTACGATCAAAGCTGCGATAGCATTAGCACAGACGTTCTAACAGTCAAAGTGGAACAAACTTTTACAAATAAA ATAGAAATACGGCCACAGATGACCTCAGTATCTCCTGGCTCAACGGTTACTTTGGAAATTAGAACAGAACCAAATTCAGACGTAGCTCTTTTGGCAGTCGACAGTGGCATGTATGCACTGAACAACAAGAATAAACTTACGC GTATTTGA
- the LOC134176103 gene encoding uncharacterized protein LOC134176103 — protein MTCKWGGGPIKRHDSVLDCFYDMSKSLGFHCRKELTAQFENKQRPDIAIYNYKDGKKLLLDVTITHPLAKRSISASCSKPGFAAAEKEREKDSKYLVKSTNLGYLFRPIALEVYGRWGNTAETTLEELSKKSPQSTGLNPSEFKLHWRRRIAINLQRANSSIIQNKVSAIVGKCIGNPDAAFTMSARYFGGDFT, from the coding sequence ATGACCTGTAAGTGGGGTGGAGGCCCAATCAAACGACATGACAGTGTACTCGACTGCTTTTACGACATGTCCAAATCTCTTGGATTCCATTGTCGCAAAGAGTTGACAGCGCAATTCGAGAATAAGCAACGTCCTGACATCGCCATATACAATTATAAAGATGGAAAAAAGCTTCTCTTAGATGTAACCATCACCCATCCCTTGGCGAAGCGGTCAATCAGTGCCAGTTGTAGCAAACCTGGTTTTGCAGCAGCTGAgaaggagagagagaaagataGCAAGTACCTTGTCAAGTCAACAAATCTTGGGTACTTGTTTCGTCCCATTGCCCTAGAGGTATACGGCCGTTGGGGAAACACAGCGGAGACGACACTAGAAGAACTATCAAAGAAGTCCCCTCAATCTACAGGCTTAAATCCCAGCGAATTCAAGCTACATTGGAGAAGGAGAATAGCGATCAATCTTCAAAGGGCCAACTCATCAATCATCCAAAACAAGGTGTCTGCCATCGTTGGAAAGTGTATCGGAAATCCTGATGCTGCTTTTACGATGTCAGCAAGATACTTTGGTGGTGACTTTACGTAG